A section of the Anabaena cylindrica PCC 7122 genome encodes:
- the hemH gene encoding ferrochelatase, whose translation MGRVGVLLLNLGGPDKLEDVGPFLYNLFSDPEIIRLPFRWMQKPLAWFIATRRTKTSQENYKYIGGGSPLRRITEEQGEALKAQLNALGKEANIYVGMRYWHPYTEEAIAQLSQDNIESLVILPLYPQFSISTSGSSFRLLEQLWRENPKLQPLEYTVIPSWYKQPGYLQAMAELIIQQLNQYPDPDQVHIFFSAHGVPKSYVIEAGDPYQQEIEECTQLIMQTLNRPNAHTLAYQSRVGPVEWLQPYTEDALKELGAAGVKDLVVVPISFVSEHIETLQEIDIEYREIAEEAGIHNFRRAAAPNTHPVFIKALADLVIESLEKPSLKLSQVTQMKKRVKMYPQERWEWGLTTSAEVWNGRIAMLGFIALIIELITGQGLLHAIGLL comes from the coding sequence ATGGGTCGTGTAGGCGTATTATTACTCAATCTCGGAGGCCCCGATAAATTAGAAGATGTCGGGCCGTTTTTATATAACCTGTTCTCTGATCCCGAAATTATTCGTCTACCCTTTCGCTGGATGCAAAAACCTTTGGCTTGGTTTATTGCTACACGACGAACTAAAACATCTCAAGAAAATTATAAGTATATCGGTGGTGGTTCTCCATTACGGCGGATCACAGAAGAACAAGGGGAAGCACTGAAAGCACAACTAAATGCTTTGGGGAAAGAAGCGAATATTTATGTGGGAATGCGTTATTGGCATCCTTACACAGAAGAAGCGATCGCACAACTGTCTCAAGACAACATTGAAAGTCTGGTGATTTTACCACTTTACCCCCAATTTTCTATCAGTACTAGTGGTTCCAGTTTCCGACTCTTAGAACAACTGTGGCGCGAAAACCCAAAACTGCAACCGCTGGAATACACCGTCATTCCTTCCTGGTACAAACAACCAGGCTACCTGCAAGCAATGGCGGAATTGATCATTCAGCAACTGAATCAATACCCTGATCCTGATCAAGTGCATATCTTTTTTAGCGCCCACGGCGTTCCTAAAAGCTATGTTATCGAAGCAGGAGATCCTTATCAACAAGAGATTGAGGAATGTACTCAGTTGATAATGCAAACCCTAAATCGCCCCAATGCCCACACCTTAGCTTATCAAAGTCGTGTCGGTCCCGTGGAATGGCTACAACCTTATACTGAAGATGCCCTCAAAGAACTAGGTGCAGCAGGTGTCAAAGATTTAGTCGTTGTACCTATCAGCTTTGTTTCAGAACACATCGAGACACTGCAAGAAATTGATATTGAATATCGGGAAATAGCTGAAGAAGCAGGAATTCACAACTTCCGTCGTGCCGCTGCTCCCAATACGCATCCGGTATTTATTAAAGCACTAGCAGACTTGGTAATTGAGTCACTGGAAAAACCTAGCCTCAAATTATCACAAGTCACCCAGATGAAAAAAAGGGTGAAAATGTACCCTCAAGAACGTTGGGAATGGGGTTTAACAACCAGCGCCGAAGTCTGGAATGGTCGAATTGCCATGCTAGGTTTTATTGCTTTGATCATTGAGTTGATTACTGGTCAAGGCTTACTACACGCGATCGGACTTTTGTAA
- a CDS encoding DUF4126 domain-containing protein, protein MIEILATLSAAAAAGLRIGTPLLIIGLLQGSNLWSQVPLLSRISPYVLICLLTSWSLFELFASKRLSGQRIVQQIQLFLSPIVGAIMGLAVASATAMPSWIIACIGGSLALVLQLVQLGWFYRLRGLPLWAVFLQDMLCVLLVLFAVDAPWQGGLIALILLWFAIHSAKQWYQWYWQNRRL, encoded by the coding sequence ATGATTGAAATTCTCGCCACGCTTTCTGCTGCTGCCGCTGCTGGATTGAGAATAGGTACACCCTTGCTCATCATTGGGTTGTTACAAGGCAGCAACCTCTGGTCTCAAGTTCCGCTGTTATCACGTATTTCACCTTATGTATTAATCTGCTTACTCACTAGTTGGTCACTATTTGAGCTATTTGCCTCCAAAAGGCTAAGTGGGCAAAGAATAGTACAACAGATTCAGTTATTTTTGTCTCCCATAGTAGGGGCAATTATGGGATTAGCCGTTGCCTCAGCAACAGCAATGCCAAGCTGGATAATTGCTTGTATTGGTGGTTCCTTGGCTTTGGTACTCCAACTAGTTCAATTAGGTTGGTTTTATCGCTTGCGTGGCTTGCCTTTGTGGGCAGTTTTTCTTCAAGATATGTTGTGTGTTCTACTGGTGCTGTTTGCCGTTGATGCTCCCTGGCAAGGAGGATTAATTGCCTTAATCCTCCTCTGGTTTGCAATTCATAGCGCTAAACAGTGGTATCAGTGGTACTGGCAAAATCGTCGTCTCTAG
- the purB gene encoding adenylosuccinate lyase: MIERYTLPEMGNLWNEAYKLQTWLQVEIAVCEAQAQLGYIPSEAVAEIKAKANFDPQRVLEIEAEVRHDMIAFLTNVNEYVGEAGRYIHLGLTSSDVLDTALALQLVASLDLLLQCLEDLIQAIRHKAREHRYTVMIGRSHGIHAEPMTFGFKLAGWLAEVLRHQERLRILRGTIAVGKISGAVGTYANIEPRVEAIACQKLGLKPDTASTQVISRDIHADYVQQLALVAASIERFAVEIRNLQKTDVLEVEEFFAKGQKGSSAMPHKRNPIRSERLTGMARLVRSHAGAALENVALWHERDISHSSVERVVLPDACILTHFMLHEITDLVTNLLVYPQNMERNLNCYGGVVFSQRVLLTLINKGLNREEAYAIVQQSAHKAWNKPEGNFRDLINKDPRVTEKLSPTEIDACFDPQQHLRHLDQVYQRLGI, encoded by the coding sequence GTGATTGAGCGTTATACTTTGCCCGAAATGGGCAATCTTTGGAATGAAGCCTATAAGCTACAAACCTGGCTGCAAGTAGAAATTGCTGTTTGCGAGGCACAGGCTCAATTGGGTTATATTCCATCAGAAGCAGTTGCAGAGATTAAAGCCAAGGCGAATTTTGACCCCCAGCGGGTGCTAGAAATTGAGGCAGAAGTTCGCCATGATATGATTGCCTTTTTAACTAATGTCAATGAATATGTAGGTGAGGCGGGACGCTATATTCATTTGGGTTTAACTAGTTCGGATGTGCTAGATACGGCTTTGGCACTACAATTGGTTGCTAGTTTGGATCTATTGTTGCAATGCCTGGAAGATTTAATTCAGGCAATTCGCCACAAGGCTAGAGAACACCGTTATACAGTTATGATTGGGCGATCGCATGGTATTCACGCCGAACCCATGACTTTTGGCTTTAAGTTAGCCGGTTGGTTAGCGGAAGTGTTGCGACACCAAGAACGCTTACGAATTCTCCGGGGAACCATCGCTGTGGGTAAAATTTCCGGTGCGGTGGGAACTTATGCCAATATTGAACCGCGTGTAGAAGCGATCGCTTGTCAAAAGCTCGGACTCAAACCCGATACTGCTTCCACACAGGTTATTTCCCGCGATATTCATGCTGATTATGTGCAGCAGTTAGCCTTAGTTGCTGCATCCATTGAACGCTTTGCTGTAGAAATCCGCAATCTCCAAAAAACCGACGTTTTGGAAGTTGAAGAATTTTTCGCCAAAGGTCAAAAAGGCTCTAGTGCTATGCCACACAAACGCAATCCCATTCGTTCCGAACGACTCACCGGGATGGCGCGATTAGTAAGAAGTCATGCAGGTGCAGCTTTAGAAAATGTCGCTTTATGGCACGAACGAGATATTTCTCACAGTTCCGTCGAACGGGTGGTTTTACCAGATGCCTGCATTTTGACCCACTTTATGCTGCATGAAATCACCGACTTGGTGACAAATTTGCTGGTTTATCCCCAGAACATGGAACGGAATCTCAACTGCTACGGTGGTGTAGTTTTCAGCCAAAGAGTTTTACTAACTTTGATCAACAAAGGACTCAACCGGGAAGAAGCTTATGCGATCGTCCAACAAAGCGCCCACAAAGCTTGGAACAAACCAGAAGGTAATTTCCGCGATTTGATTAACAAAGATCCCCGTGTCACCGAAAAGCTATCACCAACAGAAATAGATGCCTGTTTCGACCCACAGCAGCATCTCAGACATTTAGATCAGGTTTATCAACGACTGGGTATTTAA